Genomic DNA from Plasmodium cynomolgi strain B DNA, scaffold: 1121, whole genome shotgun sequence:
TATAAGTTCATATCATTTaatccctttttctttaactctGCATACTTTGATAAATCACCTGATGTACATTTTACATTGTTATACGAATTATTTTCTGATATTACATCTCGTATTTTTGATTGATccaattcctttttaattacttGTTTTGCCAATAATCTCTGAAATCTTATTTCAGACCTTAttacaatattatataaatttcctATGTTATTACCCA
This window encodes:
- a CDS encoding CYIR protein (putative;~vir-type antigen), which encodes YNLGNNIGNLYNIVIRSEIRFQRLLAKQVIKKELDQSKIRDVISENNSYNNVKCTSGDLSKYAELKKKGLNDMNLYKKLYKHRYSKKNILGKFDCYCEKKYSI